A stretch of Aerococcaceae bacterium zg-252 DNA encodes these proteins:
- the ileS gene encoding isoleucine--tRNA ligase — protein sequence MKLKETLNLGKTNFAMRANLPLKEVELQAEWEQAEIYKKIQEKNANRPAYILHDGPPYANGKLHMGHALNKISKDFIVRYKSMSGFRAPYIPGWDTHGLPIEAALTNSEGIDRKKFSVADFRRLCEEYALKQVDEQRKDFKRLGVTGDWDNPYLTLQPKYEAEQLRIFGKMAEKGYIYKGLKPIYWSPSSESSLAEAEIEYKDVTSPSIYVAFKVLEHQGVVPENAEFVIWTTTPWTLPANLGISVSPDATYVAVQVEERLFIVAKELLETVAKAVAWSEYEIVAEYQGAQFDRLTAQHPFYDRASLVMVGDHVTLDAGTGLVHTAPGHGEDDYQVGLRYNLDILSPLDNRGHFTAEAPGFEGIFYIKANQLVIDTLIEKNRLLAQGELLHSYPHDWRTKKPVIYRATPQWFASIDKFRQQLLTSVEQDVTWHHPSGQVRIYNMLRDRGDWVISRQRVWGVPLPIFYAENGEEILDSAVIEHVAQLVEEHGSNIWFERDAKELLPAGFTHPGSPNGEFTKEMDIMDVWFDSGTSYASVLKREGQQFPADLYLEGSDQYRGWFNSSFTTSVAANNQPPYKAVLSQGFVMDGKGQKMSKSLGNVIVPEEVMKELGADIIRLWVASVDYENDVRISNDILKQVSETYRKIRNTIRFMLSNIGDFNPETDKVDTLRPVDQYLMAKFDVLVNDVLTAYDEFQYSTIYKKVINFITVDLSAFYLDFAKDVLYIESTNAYPRRAMQTVIYHVLRNLIPLLTPILLHTMEEAWKELPGAEGFVQLQDMPEKRDVTAAKALIEQWTPFFEVQSAVNKALEVAKNDEVSPIKKSFEAAVTVFAPEEVLEQVSVLSDDLAQLLIVSQLSLQPLSQADDSVEDYDGFKVLVQPAQGHVCERCRAVRPEVGTVDGAPELCHRCHAIVKEHFSEYFE from the coding sequence ATGAAATTAAAAGAAACATTAAATCTAGGCAAAACAAATTTCGCAATGCGTGCGAATTTACCGTTAAAAGAAGTTGAATTACAAGCAGAATGGGAACAAGCAGAAATCTATAAAAAAATTCAAGAAAAAAATGCTAATCGTCCGGCATATATTTTACATGATGGCCCGCCCTATGCGAATGGTAAGCTACATATGGGACATGCGTTAAATAAAATCTCAAAAGATTTTATCGTACGTTATAAATCAATGTCTGGTTTCCGTGCTCCGTATATTCCAGGTTGGGATACACATGGGCTACCTATCGAGGCAGCATTGACAAATTCTGAAGGTATTGACCGCAAGAAATTTTCGGTAGCTGATTTTAGACGTTTATGTGAAGAATATGCTTTGAAACAAGTCGATGAACAACGTAAAGACTTCAAACGTTTAGGAGTAACGGGTGATTGGGATAATCCTTATTTAACTTTACAACCAAAATATGAAGCAGAACAATTACGTATTTTTGGGAAAATGGCTGAAAAAGGCTATATTTATAAGGGCTTAAAACCAATTTATTGGTCACCGTCAAGTGAATCTTCTTTAGCTGAGGCTGAAATTGAATATAAAGATGTGACTTCACCGTCAATTTATGTGGCATTTAAAGTGTTGGAGCATCAAGGGGTTGTACCTGAAAATGCTGAATTTGTTATTTGGACGACGACACCATGGACATTACCAGCTAACTTAGGGATTTCAGTATCACCAGATGCTACTTATGTGGCTGTTCAAGTCGAAGAGCGTCTATTCATTGTAGCGAAAGAATTGTTAGAAACAGTCGCTAAAGCAGTGGCTTGGTCAGAATATGAAATTGTAGCCGAATATCAAGGGGCACAATTTGATCGATTAACGGCTCAACATCCATTTTATGACCGTGCTTCACTTGTAATGGTAGGTGACCATGTTACATTAGATGCCGGAACTGGTTTAGTGCATACAGCACCTGGACACGGGGAAGACGACTATCAAGTAGGATTACGTTATAATTTAGATATTTTATCACCACTCGATAATCGTGGTCATTTTACAGCAGAAGCACCTGGTTTTGAGGGAATCTTCTACATTAAGGCAAATCAATTAGTGATTGATACATTAATTGAAAAAAATCGTTTATTGGCTCAAGGTGAGTTACTGCATAGCTATCCACATGACTGGCGTACGAAAAAACCGGTTATTTATCGTGCAACACCACAATGGTTTGCGTCTATTGATAAATTCCGTCAACAATTATTAACATCGGTTGAGCAAGATGTGACATGGCATCATCCGTCAGGGCAAGTGCGTATTTATAATATGTTGCGTGACCGTGGTGATTGGGTAATTTCACGTCAACGTGTTTGGGGTGTGCCATTACCAATTTTCTATGCAGAAAATGGCGAAGAAATTTTAGATAGTGCGGTCATCGAGCATGTAGCTCAATTGGTTGAAGAGCATGGTTCGAATATTTGGTTTGAACGTGACGCCAAAGAGTTGTTGCCAGCAGGCTTTACACACCCAGGTAGTCCAAATGGTGAGTTTACTAAAGAAATGGACATTATGGACGTTTGGTTTGATTCTGGTACAAGTTATGCGAGCGTCTTAAAACGTGAGGGGCAACAATTCCCAGCAGACTTATACTTAGAAGGGTCTGACCAATATCGTGGTTGGTTTAACTCAAGTTTTACAACTTCTGTTGCAGCGAATAATCAGCCACCATACAAAGCAGTGTTATCACAAGGGTTTGTTATGGACGGTAAAGGTCAAAAAATGAGTAAGTCACTCGGTAATGTTATTGTGCCAGAAGAAGTGATGAAAGAGCTTGGGGCAGATATTATTCGTTTATGGGTAGCTAGCGTGGACTACGAAAATGATGTTCGTATTTCAAATGATATTTTAAAACAAGTATCCGAAACTTATCGTAAAATCCGTAATACAATTCGTTTCATGTTATCTAATATCGGGGACTTTAATCCTGAAACGGATAAAGTGGATACATTAAGACCAGTTGACCAATATTTAATGGCTAAATTTGATGTGTTAGTGAATGATGTGTTAACAGCTTACGATGAATTCCAATATTCAACGATTTATAAAAAAGTAATCAATTTTATTACAGTTGATTTGTCAGCATTTTACTTAGATTTTGCTAAAGATGTGTTATATATCGAATCAACGAATGCTTATCCACGTCGTGCAATGCAAACAGTGATTTATCATGTATTACGTAATTTAATTCCATTGTTAACACCAATTTTACTTCATACAATGGAAGAAGCGTGGAAAGAGTTGCCAGGTGCAGAGGGATTTGTGCAGTTGCAAGATATGCCAGAAAAACGTGATGTAACGGCTGCTAAAGCATTAATTGAACAATGGACACCATTCTTTGAAGTACAATCTGCAGTAAATAAAGCATTGGAAGTTGCTAAAAATGATGAAGTATCGCCAATTAAGAAATCATTTGAGGCAGCAGTTACTGTCTTTGCTCCAGAAGAAGTATTGGAACAAGTATCGGTATTGAGCGATGATTTAGCACAATTATTGATTGTGTCACAATTAAGTTTACAACCATTATCTCAAGCTGATGATTCAGTAGAAGATTATGATGGATTTAAAGTCTTAGTGCAACCAGCACAAGGTCATGTCTGTGAACGTTGTCGTGCTGTTCGCCCAGAAGTTGGAACAGTTGACGGTGCACCAGAATTATGTCATCGTTGCCATGCCATTGTAAAAGAGCACTTCTCAGAGTATTTTGAATAA
- a CDS encoding glutaredoxin, with protein MTRPILYFSDTCPDTAPFVTVLQELGVTYDEVNITSSIPNLKRFLSLRDTREEFDAKKALNQVGIPVLVTEEAQLIFDENTLRERYDEV; from the coding sequence ATGACAAGACCTATTTTATATTTTAGTGATACGTGCCCGGATACAGCACCTTTTGTAACAGTGTTACAGGAGTTAGGAGTAACGTATGATGAAGTGAATATTACATCTTCTATTCCAAATTTAAAGCGTTTTTTAAGTCTTCGAGATACACGAGAAGAATTTGATGCAAAGAAAGCCTTAAATCAAGTAGGAATTCCAGTGTTGGTGACGGAAGAAGCACAATTAATTTTTGATGAAAACACGCTGCGTGAACGTTATGATGAAGTATAG
- a CDS encoding cytidine deaminase, with product MNKEQLMECARKVMAHSYSPYSKFPVGCAMLMKDGEVIEGVNVENVSFGATNCAERTAIFTAVTKGYAPKSIAAIAVSGDTEAFLPPCSICRQVLVEFCDAETPVYLTRHDGAILETSVKELVPYAFETLDM from the coding sequence ATGAATAAAGAACAATTAATGGAATGTGCAAGAAAAGTAATGGCTCACTCATATAGTCCGTATTCAAAATTTCCTGTTGGTTGTGCGATGTTGATGAAAGACGGAGAAGTCATTGAAGGTGTCAATGTCGAGAATGTTTCGTTTGGTGCGACCAATTGTGCTGAACGTACAGCGATTTTTACGGCTGTTACAAAGGGCTATGCACCAAAGTCCATTGCTGCGATTGCAGTTAGTGGTGATACAGAAGCATTTTTACCGCCTTGCAGTATTTGTCGTCAAGTATTAGTTGAATTTTGTGATGCTGAGACACCCGTTTATTTAACACGTCACGACGGTGCTATTTTAGAAACATCTGTCAAAGAATTAGTCCCTTATGCGTTTGAAACACTTGATATGTAA
- a CDS encoding VOC family protein: MSQTLLHACYRVHNLEASLKFYTEIFDFTISRERKFPEHKFDLVYLVVPGSDFELELTYNYDADPYVIGNGFSHLALGVDDLEAIHAKCKESGYETTDMKGLPGNPPSYFFVTDPDGYRLEVMRNKK; this comes from the coding sequence ATGTCACAAACATTATTACACGCATGTTATCGTGTACACAATTTAGAAGCGTCTTTAAAGTTTTACACTGAAATTTTTGATTTTACGATTAGTCGTGAACGTAAGTTTCCAGAACATAAATTTGATTTAGTGTATTTAGTTGTACCAGGTTCAGATTTTGAGTTGGAATTAACGTATAATTACGATGCAGACCCATATGTAATTGGTAATGGATTTAGTCATTTGGCTTTAGGTGTTGATGATTTAGAAGCGATTCATGCTAAATGTAAAGAGTCTGGCTATGAAACAACTGATATGAAAGGTTTACCAGGCAATCCACCGTCTTATTTCTTCGTAACTGACCCAGACGGTTATCGTTTAGAAGTAATGCGTAATAAAAAATAG